One Thermoanaerobacter kivui genomic window, ACGGAATTACTAGTTTAAAAGCAATTGGGACAAAAGCTTCAGAAATTGCCGGCGTTAAGGTTCCATGGTGGTTAAAATGGTGGTAAGAAAAGAAGAGGGTATTACCCTCATTGAACTTATTGTGACATTGGCAATATTGGGGATTGTGATAGGGGTTTATTCATCTTTATATTATTCGGGGTACAAGTCATTTTCAAGTACACAAAATAGCGTAGACGTGGAACAAAATGTTAGGTTTGCTATGAATTATATTGTATCTTTATTAGAAAAAGGGCCTTCTGAAGTCGAAATTATTGATAATGGCTGTGGTCTATCGATAAAAAAAGTATTAACAGATAGAGGGTATCGTGATTATACAATAACGCTAGAAAATCTTATTCTTTATACCCATATCAAAGAATCTGACACGGACAGTAGAGGTAGTAAGCTTCAATTAGCTGTCAATATTTATGATTTTAAGGTGACTAAAAAACCTAACAGCAACATGATAAATATCCAAATAATTGGACAAAGCGATGATAAGGGGTCAAACAGGTTTTCTCTTTCTACAGATGTTTTTTTAAGGAAGAGTGGTATAAATGTTCAATGACAGAGGTTCTGCCTTAATTTTTACTTTAATGGTAATTTTGATTCTCACAGTTTTAGCTGTAGCGATTTTAGAAGTAACTATTACCAATTACAAAATTTCTCATGCTTATGCAAATTCTATATCAGCCACTTATGCAGCAGAAGCTGGCCTTGAACGAGTAAAAAATGAATTTACTATAGCTTTATCAGATGCTTATCAGGGGAAAGGTAAAGGAAAAGGGAAAGGTGAATTTTGGATAAATGTAGTTGAAAATAAAAATACAACTAAAATTCAGTATAAACAAAATGCAAAAAATTTATTAAGTGAGTCATTTGGACTTGACATTCCATTAGGGGAGTGGATTTCACTGGGTGATGCAGGACAAGAGTATAAAATTGACAGTATAGAAATAGATCCTCCTTCAAGTGAAGCTTTTGAAAATGAAGGAGAGCAAGTTTTGACCTATAAAGTACGTGCATGGACGGAAGGTAGGATGAACAAAATCGTACGTTACGGTTATGCGGAGATTACATTTAATATTAATGTAAATATTACGAAGATGGGTGATGATAAGAGTGCCAATTCTAAGGTGATTCTTAGTGGTAATACATCACAGTCTCCACCTATAGTAGATAAATGGACAATTGATTCAATTCCACAAACACAATAAAAATAAGGAGAGGATTTTATGCATCTTAAAAATTACATGGAAGATGCTGTTGACCAAATGATGGATGAGGTTTTGAAAGATTTAGACGTTTGTAAATGCGACAGATGTAGAATGGACATAAAAGCTTTAGCACTTAACAATTTACCTCCAAAATATGTTGTATCAGAAGAAGGAGAACTATATGTAAAGACAAATGAGTTAGTCAGGCAATTTGAGGTAGACATAATAAAAGCTATAACAATGGCTGCTATTAAAGTGAATAACAATAAGCGCCATTAGGAGGTAAAAAATGCTTGGAATTGAAATAGGAAATTTTAATACAAAATTAGTGGTAGGGGACAAAAAGAATAAATTTTTTGGCAAAAAGCTGATGGTAAAGACTCCTTCCAATGTAGTAATAAATGGCAAAATAATAGATGTAAACACCTTATCAGAAGTAATTAGAGAAACTTTAAAAAAGAATGACATCAAAGAAAAAAAGGTTTGTTTTGCTATCTCCAGTCCCAGTAACATAATAAGAGACTTGAAATTTCCACAGATGAAGGAGGAAGAAGTAAAGAATGCTTTATCTTATGAAATAGAGCAATACATCCCTGACCCTGAAAATTATGTTGTGGATTATAAGTATTTGGGAAATGCTTTAGAGGATGATAAAAGCATTAGGGTTATGATTGCAGCATCTCCAAAAGAAATTACAGAAAAATACGTTAAATTAGCTGATATCTTAAAGCTGAGATTAGAAGCCATTGATATTTACAGCAATTGCATTTATAAAGCTTACAAAAGAACTAATTTGGACGCTGGAATAGTTGCAATTGTAGATATAGGCTCTAACCTTACGGATGTGACTATAATTGACAACGGAATTTACATTTTTAGCAGGACTATGGAGTTTGGAGGAAATGAAATTACACAAACTATTGCAAATGCCTTTAATGTGGACTTTGAGATGGCAGAAGAATATAAAAGGACAAAAAATTTGATTGGGGAAGAAAGCTATAAAGAGGCGGAAGAGAATATCGTTTTGTTTTTATCAGACATGTTTCAACAGATAGGGAGAATATTTGATTTTTATTATGCCACTTATCACAAAAGTATACAAAAGATTCTAATGATTGGCGGCACTTCAAGGCTTTTAGGGCTTAAAGAGTACGTGGAAAGCCATTTTAGAATCCCTGTTTTAGTCCCAGAGGAAGAGGACTATATATATTTTTTGCCTGCTTATGGATGCCTTTTAAGGGGTGAATAGAGTTTGAAAGACATAAACCTTATACCTGAAGAACTAAAAGAGCAAAAGTTGAAAAAGAAAAGGCAGATGACAAATATTTTTTTTGCTTTTGTTTTGATAAGTGCAATTTTTACGATAATGGTTTTGCCATTGGCGTACATAAACAAATTGTATGAAGATTTAAAATCGACAAACAGCGACTTATACAAATTTAAAAATATTTCTCAATTAGAGCAAAACGTAAAAAATATGTCTCTTTATGCCGAAAAAAAGAAAGCATTAATAAAAAAGTTGGAAAGTCAAAGACTGGATGCGGTAACTATATTGGAAGATTTATCTTTGAATATTCCCGATAGAGCATCAATTGCTTCTTTGAAATATCAAAAAAATACATTAGAAATTGACGGGGAGGCTTTCACGGAAGCTGATATAGCGGTTTTTATGCTTAATCTGCGAAGCATTGATTATGTTGAGGATGTTAAAATTTTGTCTGTAGAGTCTACAGATAAAGGTCTTTTAAAATACATTTTGCAAGTAAAACTCAAGGTGGTATCGTAGATGAAGCTTACAAAGAGAGAAAGGTTTTTGATTTACTTAGCCTTAATAATAGGATTTTTTGCTATTTATTATCAGTACTATTTGACTCCAAAAATTTTGGAGATGCAAAAATTGTCAAGCGAAATAGCAGACAAAAAGAGACTATTAAATGAAATAAACAGTCTAAACAGCAAAAGCCTTGAAGAAAAGTTAGGAAATTTAGATAATCAGTTAAAAGAATTAAATTTAAGGATTCCAGACAATAAAGATATAGAAATTTTTCTCTTCAATCTGGAA contains:
- a CDS encoding late competence development ComFB family protein — encoded protein: MHLKNYMEDAVDQMMDEVLKDLDVCKCDRCRMDIKALALNNLPPKYVVSEEGELYVKTNELVRQFEVDIIKAITMAAIKVNNNKRH
- the pilM gene encoding type IV pilus assembly protein PilM gives rise to the protein MLGIEIGNFNTKLVVGDKKNKFFGKKLMVKTPSNVVINGKIIDVNTLSEVIRETLKKNDIKEKKVCFAISSPSNIIRDLKFPQMKEEEVKNALSYEIEQYIPDPENYVVDYKYLGNALEDDKSIRVMIAASPKEITEKYVKLADILKLRLEAIDIYSNCIYKAYKRTNLDAGIVAIVDIGSNLTDVTIIDNGIYIFSRTMEFGGNEITQTIANAFNVDFEMAEEYKRTKNLIGEESYKEAEENIVLFLSDMFQQIGRIFDFYYATYHKSIQKILMIGGTSRLLGLKEYVESHFRIPVLVPEEEDYIYFLPAYGCLLRGE
- a CDS encoding PilW family protein, giving the protein MVVRKEEGITLIELIVTLAILGIVIGVYSSLYYSGYKSFSSTQNSVDVEQNVRFAMNYIVSLLEKGPSEVEIIDNGCGLSIKKVLTDRGYRDYTITLENLILYTHIKESDTDSRGSKLQLAVNIYDFKVTKKPNSNMINIQIIGQSDDKGSNRFSLSTDVFLRKSGINVQ
- a CDS encoding pilus assembly PilX N-terminal domain-containing protein, producing MFNDRGSALIFTLMVILILTVLAVAILEVTITNYKISHAYANSISATYAAEAGLERVKNEFTIALSDAYQGKGKGKGKGEFWINVVENKNTTKIQYKQNAKNLLSESFGLDIPLGEWISLGDAGQEYKIDSIEIDPPSSEAFENEGEQVLTYKVRAWTEGRMNKIVRYGYAEITFNINVNITKMGDDKSANSKVILSGNTSQSPPIVDKWTIDSIPQTQ
- a CDS encoding PilN domain-containing protein, whose protein sequence is MKDINLIPEELKEQKLKKKRQMTNIFFAFVLISAIFTIMVLPLAYINKLYEDLKSTNSDLYKFKNISQLEQNVKNMSLYAEKKKALIKKLESQRLDAVTILEDLSLNIPDRASIASLKYQKNTLEIDGEAFTEADIAVFMLNLRSIDYVEDVKILSVESTDKGLLKYILQVKLKVVS